In Uranotaenia lowii strain MFRU-FL chromosome 2, ASM2978415v1, whole genome shotgun sequence, one genomic interval encodes:
- the LOC129749306 gene encoding adult cuticle protein 1-like: MNREGGVYKPMFVQSRIKSHLCFKLNSRVPTITKQSTIMKCIAAVVMMVLAVAAVEGTYYPLAYSAPLAYSVAPTVVQQNHGYGYPLAYSGYGYGGYAPISYAAQASVVPTAYAAYAAPAPVAVVAQREARYVAANRGAVHDAPLQGHAVSQQSLNLQPAPGTL, from the exons ATGAACCGTGAGGGTGGCGTATATAagccgatgtttgttcaatccAGAATCAAATCACATTTGTGTTTCAAACTCAACTCTCGTGTTCCAACGATCaccaaacaatcaacaatcatgaag TGCATCGCAGCTGTAGTCATGATGGTCTTGGCCGTGGCCGCCGTTGAGGGAACCTACTACCCGTTGGCTTACTCCGCTCCTCTGGCATACAGCGTTGCTCCAACTGTTGTCCAGCAAAACCACGGATACGGATACCCATTGGCCTACTCCGGATACGGATATGGAGGATACGCCCCAATCTCTTATGCTGCCCAGGCTTCCGTGGTCCCAACTGCCTATGCCGCCTACGCTGCCCCAGCTCCAGTGGCCGTCGTTGCCCAACGTGAAGCTCGTTATGTGGCCGCCAACCGTGGAGCCGTCCATGATGCCCCCCTCCAAGGACATGCCGTCTCCCAGCAGTCCCTGAACCTGCAACCAGCTCCAGGAACTCTGTAA
- the LOC129746018 gene encoding adult cuticle protein 1-like — MKCIAAVVMMVLAVAAVEGTYYPLAYSAPLAYSVAPTVVQQNHGYGYPLAYSGYGYGGYVPISYASQASVVPTAYAAYAAPAPVAVVAQREARYVAANRGAVHDAPLQGHAVSQQSLNLQPAPGTL; from the exons ATGAAG TGCATCGCAGCTGTAGTCATGATGGTCCTGGCCGTGGCCGCCGTTGAGGGAACCTACTACCCGTTGGCTTACTCTGCTCCTCTAGCCTATAGCGTTGCTCCAACTGTTGTCCAGCAAAACCACGGATACGGATACCCATTGGCCTACTCCGGATACGGATATGGAGGATACGTTCCGATTTCCTATGCTTCCCAGGCTTCCGTTGTCCCAACTGCCTATGCCGCCTACGCCGCCCCAGCTCCAGTGGCCGTCGTTGCCCAGCGTGAAGCTCGTTATGTGGCCGCCAACCGTGGAGCCGTCCATGATGCCCCCCTCCAGGGACATGCCGTCTCCCAGCAGTCCCTGAACCTGCAGCCCGCCCCAGGAACTCTGTAA
- the LOC129749252 gene encoding adult cuticle protein 1-like, translating to MKCIAAVVMMALAVAAVEGTYYSPLAYSAPLAYSLPHTTVVQDNSYTRYLAPAPLAYAAAPAPWAYPAAATYIQPAQPILLAKKEARYLAANRGAVHDAPLPGHEISQQSLNLEPAPGTL from the exons ATGAAG TGCATCGCAGCTGTAGTCATGATGGCCCTGGCCGTGGCCGCTGTTGAAGGAACCTACTATAGCCCGTTGGCCTATTCCGCCCCACTGGCCTACTCTCTACCGCACACCACCGTGGTTCAGGACAATTCGTACACCCGATACTTGGCCCCCGCCCCTCTGGCTTATGCCGCCGCTCCGGCTCCATGGGCTTATCCAGCTGCCGCCACCTACATCCAGCCAGCCCAGCCGATCCTGCTGGCCAAGAAAGAGGCCCGCTATCTGGCCGCCAACCGTGGAGCTGTCCATGATGCCCCCCTTCCGGGACACGAAATTTCCCAACAGTCCCTAAATCTGGAACCAGCACCAGGAACTCTGTAA
- the LOC129741227 gene encoding uncharacterized protein LOC129741227, whose protein sequence is MAKNVQLKLLQKRERQIVLLMDSVDRFVQNYNPERDECQISSRLEALEPVYGEFHEVRSKIEMIVYENEEKKAKELYGDAKDEAEAQREEENDELLLSFEDRFFRLKGALTKLQLRRQQLSKANEISHNHQHVTVGSRIKLPEIRLPSFSGNLSEWVSFRDSFRTLIHSNEQLAPMEKFTYLKSSLSGEALKEILSIELSDANYSVAWEILTERYENKKLIVKTYLDALFCLEPIRKEGYESINNLITEFEKNLMMLQKVGEDTDGWSTILAHMLCSRLDSVTLRNWETQHNSKEVPKYEDMRKFLRNYCSVLQSVAPAKEPHFNVATHHQPRIQSASFTTFMSPNLCPFCHETWHSPFHCQRFLRLKISERVEAANRSRVCRNCLQPGHFATNCTRSSCRLCQQKHHTMLHATRSSVPNPSNPRLSQLSNAQPIQESTHVYPQQAYQQQRQQTMPIVTETLTQAQHATHNSPNTTTQINSPMPSTSQSYVALSVKPASNTLLPTALVKIKDRYGNALIARALLDSCSQHCLMTKEFSRKLKLEETPTFWSVQGIGSSESVSTKTIRAEVCSRSPKISGFRETMQFFVLPKLTLQLPSSSFHPPPMSIPDSSLLADPNFHESKRVDVVIGAEYYLDLLKNERIKVTKNGPTLHSSVFGWIVSGRMVESPQKVTSSVVTLVEQSFIDTVAITEVSSSTQEAPSRGSHAGQSSGGYPRNGTSSQEVGLVHLVHPIHSVMALNKSDESVPPAVAGPSITCVTAYTTEQSRTEFRSS, encoded by the exons ATGGCGAAAAATGTTCAGTTGAAGTTGTTACAGAAGAGAGAGAGGCAAATAGTGCTTCTCATGGACAGTGTGGACCGATTCGTGCAGAATTATAATCCAGAACGTGATGAGTGTCAAATTAGTTCTAGGCTTGAAGCCTTAGAACCAGTGTACGGTGAATTTCACGAAGTGCGTAGCAAGATAGAAATGATTGTGTATGAAAACGAAGAAAAGAAGGCCAAGGAGCTCTATGGCGACGCGAAGGATGAAGCTGAAGCACAACGAGAGGAAGAGAACGACGAGCTGCTGTTAAGTTTTGAAGACCGTTTCTTCCGATTGAAGGGAGCCTTGACCAAACTTCAGTTAAGGCGTCAGCAATTGTCAAAGGCGAACGAGATTTCACACAATCATCAGCATGTGACCGTGGGGTCGAGAATTAAGCTTCCAGAGATTCGTCTGCCTAGCTTCAGTGGAAATCTTAGCGAATGGGTTTCATTTCGTGATAGTTTTCGAACCCTGATCCACAGTAACGAACAACTCGCGCCCATGGAGAAATTCACGTACCTGAAGTCATCCCTTTCCGGCGAAGCTCTTAAGGAGATTCTCTCAATCGAGCTGTCCGATGCAAATTACTCTGTCGCTTGGGAGATTCTGACAGAACGATACGAGAACAAGAAGCTGATCGTTAAGACGTACCTAGACGCACTGTTTTGTTTAGAACCAATCAGAAAAGAAGGCTACGAAAGCATCAATAATCTCATAACCGAATTTGAGAAGAACCTGATGATGCTGCAGAAGGTCGGTGAAGATACAGATGGCTGGAGCACCATTCTAGCGCACATGCTTTGCTCGCGACTTGACTCTGTCACTCTAAGGAATTGGGAAACACAACACAACAGCAAAGAAGTACCGAAATACGAGGACATGAGGAAGTTTCTGCGCAACTACTGTTCCGTTCTGCAGTCAGTTGCTCCAGCCAAAGAACCCCACTTCAACGTCGCAACCCATCATCAGCCGAGAATCCAATCAGCGAGCTTCACTACGTTTATGTCACCGAACCTATGTCCGTTTTGCCATGAAACGTGGCATTCACCGTTTCACTGTCAAAGATTCCTTCGATTGAAGATATCAGAACGGGTTGAGGCCGCCAATCGAAGCCGAGTCTGTCGAAATTGCCTACAGCCTGGTCATTTTGCGACGAACTGCACTCGTAGCAGTTGTCGGTTGTGCCAACAAAAGCATCACACTATGTTGCATGCTACGCGATCCTCCGTTCCAAATCCGTCGAATCCGAGACTCAGTCAACTTTCAAATGCACAACCTATTCAAGAAAGCACCCATGTTTATCCACAGCAAGCCTATCAACAGCAAAGACAACAAACCATGCCAATAGTTACGGAAACACTCACTCAAGCACAACATGCAACACACAATTCACCAAACACAACCACACAAATCAATTCACCTATGCCAAGCACAAGCCAAAGCTACGTAGCACTATCTGTTAAGCCTGCATCAAATACTCTGCTCCCTACCGCTCTTGTCAAGATCAAAGACCGCTACGGTAACGCTCTGATTGCTAGAGCCCTGCTGGACTCTTGCTCGCAACATTGTCTAATGACTAAAGAGTTTTCGAGAAAGCTGAAGCTCGAAGAAACACCAACGTTTTGGTCAGTCCAGGGTATTGGGTCGTCTGAGTCAGTGTCAACGAAAACCATACGTGCTGAAGTCTGTTCACGTTCGCCAAAAATATCTGGTTTCCGAGAAACTATGCAGTTCTTTGTGTTGCCCAAACTCACGCTGCAGCTACCTTCGTCATCGTTTCATCCTCCGCCCATGTCGATTCCCGATTCCTCTTTGCTGGCTGATCCTAACTTTCACGAATCAAAGCGGGTCGATGTCGTCATTGGTGCCGAATATTACTTGGATTTGTTGAAGAATGAACGAATAAAAGTCACGAAGAATGGTCCCACGCTTCACAGCTCTGTTTTTGGTTGGATTGTGTCAGGTCGAATGGTCGAATCTCCGCAAAAA GTAACATCATCGGTCGTCACACTGGTCGAACAGTCTTTCATCGACACAGTGGCTATCACCGAAGTATCGTCGAGCACTCAAGAGGCACCAAGTCGAGGTTCACATGCTGGTCAG TCATCTGGTGGCTACCCACGGAACGGTACATCATCGCAAGAGGTCGGTTTGGTGCATCTAGTGCACCCAATTCATTCCGTCATGGCTTTAAACAAGTCGGACGAATCAGTTCCCCCAGCGGTTGCAGGGCCTTCCATCACCTGTGTAACAGCATACACAACCGAGCAGAGTCGGACCGAATTCAGGTCGTCTTAA
- the LOC129746020 gene encoding adult cuticle protein 1-like, whose translation MKCIAAVVMMVLAVAAVEGTYYPLAYSAPLAYSVAPTVVQQNHGYGYPLAYSGYGYGGYAPISYAAQASVVPTAYAAYAAPAPVAVVAQREARYVAANRGAVHDAPLQGHAVSQQSLNLQPAPGTL comes from the exons ATGAag TGCATCGCAGCTGTAGTCATGATGGTCCTGGCCGTGGCCGCCGTTGAGGGAACCTACTACCCGTTGGCGTATTCCGCTCCTCTGGCCTACAGCGTTGCTCCAACCGTTGTCCAGCAAAACCACGGATACGGATACCCATTGGCCTACTCCGGATACGGATATGGTGGATACGCTCCAATCTCCTATGCTGCCCAGGCTTCCGTCGTCCCAACTGCCTATGCCGCCTACGCTGCCCCAGCTCCAGTGGCCGTCGTTGCCCAACGTGAAGCTCGTTATGTGGCCGCCAACCGTGGAGCCGTCCATGATGCCCCCCTCCAAGGACATGCCGTCTCCCAGCAGTCCCTGAACCTGCAGCCCGCCCCAGGAACTCTGTAA